The Algoriphagus sanaruensis genome window below encodes:
- a CDS encoding SDR family NAD(P)-dependent oxidoreductase has product MKNPKVAIVTGAGQGIGLEIARKLLESGSNVILNDLEKSLTEQAVANLVQLGKGAVIGCSGDSASQETIQELIELALTHFGKVDQLVCNAGITLFGSFLDYSREDFLEVTRVNQAGTFFLTQAAARVMKDQPDGGSILFTSSVTAHQSHENLAAYAMSKAAIEMLAKNLVLELAPYRIRLNAIAPGATLTERTTSDPDYASTWSKLTPLGRPARPEDIAEAAAFLLSDAAKHITGQTLIIDGGWTSISPSPYE; this is encoded by the coding sequence ATGAAAAACCCAAAGGTAGCTATCGTTACTGGAGCCGGTCAGGGAATCGGACTGGAGATTGCCAGAAAACTGCTCGAGAGCGGTTCCAATGTGATTTTAAATGACTTAGAGAAAAGTCTCACGGAGCAAGCTGTGGCTAATTTGGTTCAGCTTGGTAAAGGTGCCGTTATCGGCTGTTCCGGAGATTCGGCTTCTCAGGAAACGATTCAGGAGTTGATCGAACTAGCCCTGACCCACTTTGGCAAAGTAGATCAACTGGTCTGCAATGCTGGGATCACCTTATTTGGATCTTTCTTGGATTATTCCCGAGAAGACTTCTTGGAAGTCACCCGAGTGAATCAAGCGGGTACTTTTTTCTTAACTCAAGCGGCTGCCAGAGTGATGAAAGATCAGCCGGATGGAGGATCGATCTTGTTTACCTCATCAGTTACCGCACATCAAAGTCATGAAAATCTTGCTGCCTATGCGATGAGTAAGGCAGCGATCGAAATGCTTGCCAAAAACTTGGTGCTGGAGCTCGCACCCTATCGAATCCGATTAAATGCTATCGCTCCAGGTGCCACCCTCACCGAGCGCACTACCTCTGATCCAGATTATGCCTCGACTTGGTCCAAATTGACTCCTTTGGGTCGTCCTGCACGGCCAGAAGACATTGCAGAGGCAGCAGCATTTTTGCTGTCGGATGCTGCAAAGCATATCACTGGACAAACCCTCATCATTGATGGTGGCTGGACTTCCATAAGCCCTTCTCCGTATGAATGA
- a CDS encoding DUF2059 domain-containing protein has product MKRILATLVLLIVFHVSFSQTQPKEPVFQLLDAMKISTNMNQMVDVLRKNPMFASSNVPDEFWEEFKAEMSSDELMKEIAAVYSKYYSEEKMMDLIQFYNSPIGQKTLEITPALTGETMQIGQRYGMQVVQKISEKMKEKGYTSSL; this is encoded by the coding sequence ATGAAAAGAATCCTTGCCACCCTTGTTTTGCTTATCGTCTTTCATGTTAGCTTTTCGCAAACTCAACCCAAAGAGCCTGTTTTTCAACTCTTGGACGCCATGAAGATCAGCACGAACATGAATCAAATGGTAGATGTACTGAGGAAAAATCCAATGTTTGCCTCATCCAATGTTCCAGATGAATTTTGGGAAGAATTCAAAGCTGAAATGTCTTCTGATGAATTGATGAAAGAAATTGCGGCAGTTTACTCAAAGTATTATTCAGAGGAAAAAATGATGGATCTCATCCAATTTTACAACTCGCCGATTGGTCAAAAAACCTTGGAAATTACCCCCGCACTTACGGGAGAAACCATGCAAATTGGACAGCGATATGGAATGCAGGTGGTTCAAAAGATCAGTGAAAAAATGAAGGAAAAAGGATATACTTCTTCACTGTAA
- a CDS encoding Nif3-like dinuclear metal center hexameric protein translates to MNRRNFIASGALLGAGVMASPIQSFSFTPQKSWTVGEIMDTFIAQVPNGPFAQTVDTIKVGSRETVVTGVVTTMFTTMEIIHKAIELKANLIIPHEPTFFSGQDETDYLQEDPVFRAKYDLMEKHGITLWRNHDYVHRMQDDGVRVGVVGDLGWDEYYTPGSRILTIPKTDLRGLINHIKAKLGVPAMRYVGDLNQTCSKVLLLPGAVGGRLQITQIMEHRPDVLVCGESNEWETPEYVRAANEIGMKLSMIEIGHSASEEGGSEFVKNWLNQNMPELPVYHIPSGNSLQVF, encoded by the coding sequence ATGAACCGAAGAAACTTTATCGCCTCAGGAGCACTACTTGGTGCCGGAGTAATGGCAAGTCCTATCCAATCGTTTTCTTTTACCCCCCAAAAATCTTGGACGGTAGGTGAAATCATGGACACGTTTATTGCTCAAGTACCTAATGGTCCTTTTGCACAAACAGTAGATACGATCAAAGTGGGCTCTAGAGAAACGGTAGTCACCGGAGTGGTAACTACTATGTTTACTACCATGGAAATCATCCATAAAGCCATCGAACTTAAGGCAAACTTGATTATTCCCCATGAGCCTACTTTTTTCTCGGGGCAAGATGAAACAGATTACCTGCAGGAAGATCCAGTTTTCCGAGCGAAATATGATCTGATGGAAAAGCACGGGATTACCTTATGGAGAAACCATGACTATGTCCACAGAATGCAAGATGATGGAGTTCGTGTTGGGGTAGTTGGAGATCTCGGCTGGGATGAATATTATACTCCCGGAAGCCGGATTTTGACTATTCCCAAAACAGACCTTCGCGGACTAATTAATCACATTAAAGCCAAGTTGGGTGTGCCTGCCATGCGGTATGTCGGGGATTTAAATCAGACTTGCAGTAAAGTACTTTTACTTCCTGGAGCTGTAGGAGGACGTCTTCAAATTACTCAGATCATGGAGCACAGACCTGATGTATTGGTGTGTGGAGAATCCAATGAATGGGAAACGCCGGAATATGTAAGGGCTGCCAATGAAATCGGTATGAAGCTATCCATGATCGAGATTGGGCATTCTGCCAGCGAAGAGGGGGGATCAGAATTTGTCAAAAACTGGCTCAATCAAAATATGCCCGAACTTCCTGTTTATCATATTCCAAGTGGGAATTCGCTTCAGGTATTTTAA
- a CDS encoding DUF4290 domain-containing protein — protein MEHTDTDKHHLILKEYGKNIQQLVDHVTAIEDREKRTQSAYTVIEIIKQLFPAMRQESDQKLWDDIYIMSDFKLDVDGPFPMPEKELLGKKPLPVGYPKGEVKFKHYGRNIEKLIEKAIEIENDEEQENAIIYIGQLMRSFHSTWNRDNFDDGIIIDDIKTLSKGKLHIDLEKVRENALFESNTRRDFKIPHIEEESQHNQKKKHHGKKHRNNGHKKRR, from the coding sequence GTGGAGCATACCGACACCGATAAACACCATCTTATTTTGAAAGAATACGGCAAAAACATTCAGCAGCTGGTCGACCATGTCACCGCTATTGAAGACCGAGAAAAGCGCACGCAGAGTGCCTATACTGTAATTGAAATCATCAAGCAGCTTTTTCCTGCCATGCGACAGGAAAGCGACCAAAAGCTTTGGGATGACATCTACATCATGTCTGATTTTAAACTTGATGTCGATGGACCTTTTCCAATGCCAGAAAAGGAACTTTTAGGGAAAAAACCACTTCCTGTTGGCTATCCAAAAGGAGAGGTGAAGTTTAAACACTACGGCCGAAACATCGAAAAATTGATTGAGAAAGCAATCGAAATCGAAAATGATGAAGAGCAGGAAAATGCGATCATTTACATCGGTCAATTGATGCGAAGTTTTCACTCCACTTGGAATAGAGATAATTTTGACGATGGCATTATCATTGATGATATCAAGACGCTCTCCAAGGGCAAATTGCATATCGACTTGGAAAAAGTGAGAGAAAATGCGCTGTTCGAATCCAATACTCGCAGAGATTTCAAAATCCCGCATATTGAAGAAGAGTCGCAGCATAATCAAAAGAAGAAACACCACGGTAAAAAACACCGAAATAACGGCCACAAAAAACGTAGATAA
- a CDS encoding IlvD/Edd family dehydratase has product MSKKKLRSQEWYGRTGKDGIIYRSWMKNQGLPHHLFTGEKPVIGICNTWSELTPCNAHFRDLAEALKRGIWEAGGFPLEFPVMSLGECSIKPTAMLFRNLASMDVEESIRANPMDGVVLMCGCDKTTPSLVMGAASVNLPTLVLSGGPMLVGRFRGKKIGTSDIWRFAEDYKVGRLTQEDMIEVESSMSRSVGHCAPMGTASTMAAMVEALGLALPDNATIPAADSRRKVLAHMAGMRIVEMVKEDLTMDKILTRKAFENSIMVNAAIGGSTNFILHLTAIAKRIGVELDLTDFDHFSSKIPLIANVQPSGEHWVEDLFYAGGMPAVMREIQKHLHTDAITVNGKTIGENISKAECWDRNLIGTLDQPIKPESGIAVLKGNLCPNGAVLKPSAATPSLLKHTGRAVVFEDIDDYKAKVDDPSLDIDENCVMVLKNVGPKGYPGMPEVGNMGLPKKLLEKGVKDMVRISDGRMSGTGFGTVVLHVSPESAIGGPLALVQNGDLIELDVPNRSLNLLISEEEFENRRKSFVPTQLPYERGYVNLFLDKVNQAHEGVDFDFLQGSSGAEVKRDSH; this is encoded by the coding sequence ATGTCAAAGAAAAAACTCCGTAGCCAAGAGTGGTACGGACGTACCGGAAAGGACGGAATTATTTACCGGTCTTGGATGAAAAACCAAGGTCTTCCCCATCATCTTTTTACTGGCGAAAAGCCGGTCATTGGGATTTGCAATACCTGGTCAGAACTTACCCCCTGCAACGCACATTTTCGAGATTTGGCAGAAGCGCTCAAACGCGGAATCTGGGAAGCAGGCGGTTTTCCATTAGAATTTCCAGTGATGTCGCTCGGCGAATGCTCCATCAAACCTACTGCGATGCTTTTTCGAAATCTGGCATCCATGGATGTGGAGGAAAGCATCCGTGCTAATCCTATGGATGGTGTGGTCTTGATGTGTGGCTGTGATAAAACTACACCCTCTTTGGTGATGGGGGCAGCATCAGTCAACCTTCCTACTTTAGTGCTTTCAGGTGGGCCAATGTTGGTGGGTAGATTTAGGGGAAAAAAAATAGGAACCTCTGACATTTGGAGATTTGCGGAGGACTATAAAGTCGGAAGACTGACTCAAGAAGACATGATTGAGGTAGAGTCATCCATGTCCAGATCAGTGGGGCATTGCGCTCCGATGGGAACGGCATCCACTATGGCTGCAATGGTAGAGGCCTTGGGCTTGGCTCTTCCCGATAATGCCACTATCCCGGCTGCAGATTCTAGAAGAAAGGTGCTAGCGCATATGGCTGGAATGAGGATCGTGGAAATGGTCAAAGAAGACCTCACGATGGATAAAATTTTAACCAGAAAGGCCTTTGAAAATTCGATCATGGTCAATGCTGCCATCGGTGGGTCGACTAACTTTATCCTCCATCTCACCGCAATCGCCAAGCGGATCGGGGTAGAGTTGGACTTGACTGACTTTGATCATTTTTCATCCAAAATACCTCTCATCGCCAATGTTCAGCCATCCGGAGAGCATTGGGTGGAGGACTTATTTTATGCAGGTGGCATGCCTGCCGTGATGCGGGAAATCCAAAAGCATCTTCATACCGATGCAATTACTGTTAATGGAAAAACGATCGGGGAAAATATTAGCAAGGCAGAATGCTGGGATAGAAATCTGATCGGTACACTCGACCAACCCATCAAGCCAGAATCAGGAATTGCTGTGCTCAAAGGAAATTTATGTCCAAATGGAGCGGTGCTCAAGCCCTCCGCAGCCACGCCAAGTTTGCTCAAGCATACCGGTCGAGCGGTGGTCTTTGAAGACATCGACGACTATAAAGCGAAAGTCGATGATCCTAGTCTTGACATTGATGAAAACTGCGTAATGGTACTCAAAAACGTAGGGCCCAAGGGATATCCCGGAATGCCTGAAGTTGGTAATATGGGGCTTCCAAAAAAGCTGCTTGAAAAAGGGGTTAAGGACATGGTTCGGATTTCAGACGGTCGAATGAGTGGGACAGGATTTGGTACAGTGGTGCTTCACGTATCTCCCGAATCCGCAATTGGTGGTCCGCTGGCATTAGTCCAAAACGGTGACTTAATTGAACTGGATGTTCCAAATCGTTCTTTGAATTTGCTGATCTCTGAGGAAGAGTTTGAAAATAGACGGAAAAGCTTTGTGCCCACTCAACTCCCTTATGAACGAGGCTATGTCAATTTATTCCTCGATAAGGTGAATCAAGCCCATGAGGGAGTAGATTTTGATTTTCTTCAAGGAAGCTCTGGAGCTGAGGTGAAGAGAGATTCTCATTGA
- a CDS encoding SDR family NAD(P)-dependent oxidoreductase, protein MNSLEHKKIIVTGAGSGIGLAIIELLYPNTQELLAVDISLDRLQQLRQRFPKMKGLLRADLSQKSGVEKVISWVDQHWKQVDFCFANAGKAEFGPFDRQDWKTMEELFQLNVFSPIQLGLDLKKSFAGPHFRHVITCSAMAYWSVPGYSAYSSTKAAVLRWAETVWSERDGDWLSLAFPIATNTAFFEEAGEEIPKAFPIQSSTWVAQKMIRGAIKGKKKIHPSLLFQLMLWINARLGGIRQIYQQIELVKFRGWIVKQTQNQ, encoded by the coding sequence ATGAACTCCCTTGAGCATAAAAAAATCATTGTTACGGGAGCAGGTTCAGGGATTGGATTGGCAATCATAGAACTCCTTTATCCTAATACGCAGGAGCTGTTGGCCGTTGATATTTCGTTAGATCGTCTGCAACAACTGAGGCAACGATTTCCAAAAATGAAAGGCTTGCTCCGAGCTGATCTCTCTCAAAAATCTGGAGTTGAAAAAGTGATTTCTTGGGTCGATCAACATTGGAAGCAGGTGGATTTTTGCTTCGCTAATGCAGGAAAAGCAGAGTTTGGACCTTTTGATCGGCAAGATTGGAAAACGATGGAGGAATTGTTTCAACTCAATGTGTTTTCACCAATTCAGTTAGGTTTGGATTTAAAAAAGTCTTTTGCAGGACCTCATTTTCGTCATGTAATTACCTGTTCGGCAATGGCTTATTGGTCCGTTCCTGGGTATAGTGCCTATAGTTCGACCAAAGCTGCTGTATTGCGTTGGGCCGAAACGGTCTGGTCGGAACGAGATGGTGACTGGCTTAGTCTTGCATTTCCCATTGCTACAAATACTGCTTTTTTTGAGGAAGCAGGGGAAGAAATTCCAAAAGCATTTCCAATTCAATCTTCCACTTGGGTTGCTCAAAAAATGATTCGAGGAGCAATAAAAGGCAAAAAGAAAATTCACCCTTCGTTACTTTTTCAGCTTATGCTTTGGATCAACGCTCGATTGGGTGGGATCAGGCAGATTTATCAACAGATAGAATTGGTGAAATTTAGGGGCTGGATTGTGAAACAAACCCAAAATCAGTAG
- a CDS encoding ATP-dependent helicase, with amino-acid sequence MDYLKELNPPQREAVERTDGPVMIIAGAGSGKTRVLTYRIAHLIYSKGIDPFHILSLTFTNKAASEMKHRIEKLVGLEARNTWMGTFHSIFAKILRVESDKIGYPSNFTIYDTDDSKSLIRTLVKEMRLDDKVYKPSVVLSRISGAKNRLISWSAYQADPFVRADDEAAMRPRMGEIYQKYQDRLFKAGAMDFDDLLFNTNVLFRDHVDVLNKYQQRFKYVMVDEFQDTNVSQYLITKKLASVHQNICVVGDDAQSIYAFRGADIQNILNFEKDYPDLFVVKLEQNYRSTKTIVEAANSIIDKNKAQLKKTVWTSNPDGELIELIKATSDNEEGRIVATTIFEEKNNKKLNNSDFAILYRTNSQSRAIEEALRKMNLTYKIVGGLSFYQRKEIKDLMAYLRFAVNPADEEAFKRIINYPKRGIGDTSVEKMLVAAYDHDTPLWEVVQNAHSFLGGKAGSAVDDFATMIKAFQIDIERKDAYEVANNVAKQTGLLRELYEDKTIEGLNRYENVQELLNAIKEYVDNPENEDKSLGSFLQEIALLTDNDQDKDQTDAITLMTIHSSKGLEFKQVFVVGMEEDLFPSQMMMQSREDLEEERRLFYVATTRAMEKLYLTYALTRYRFGRLLNCEPSRFLEEIDGSRIKVNKKMTATREMPGALRREGLPGSQGFIGIKKAQPETRQPIQMKIHTPSPDFKPSNTNNLQAEQLVEHPKFGFGKVQKIETEGLNRKATIQFEHFGEKTLLLSFAKLRIID; translated from the coding sequence ATGGATTACCTCAAAGAACTCAATCCTCCTCAACGAGAAGCCGTAGAACGGACTGACGGTCCGGTGATGATTATTGCGGGTGCTGGCTCTGGCAAAACTCGTGTCTTGACCTACCGGATTGCTCATTTGATTTATTCCAAAGGCATTGATCCATTTCATATTTTGTCCTTGACGTTTACGAACAAGGCTGCCAGTGAGATGAAGCATCGGATCGAAAAATTGGTCGGTCTGGAAGCTCGGAATACCTGGATGGGTACTTTTCACTCGATTTTTGCAAAAATCCTCCGGGTAGAATCCGACAAGATTGGGTATCCTTCCAACTTTACGATTTACGATACAGACGATTCCAAATCCCTGATCCGAACCTTGGTCAAAGAAATGCGCCTAGATGACAAGGTCTATAAGCCAAGTGTGGTTCTTTCCCGAATTTCAGGTGCCAAAAACCGGCTTATTTCCTGGTCAGCTTATCAAGCGGATCCCTTTGTTCGAGCAGATGATGAGGCGGCGATGCGACCAAGGATGGGGGAGATTTATCAAAAGTACCAAGACCGGTTATTTAAAGCTGGAGCTATGGACTTTGATGATTTGTTGTTCAATACGAATGTCCTGTTTCGGGACCATGTGGACGTTTTGAACAAATATCAACAGCGGTTCAAGTACGTCATGGTGGATGAGTTTCAGGATACCAACGTCTCCCAATACCTCATCACCAAAAAACTAGCCTCAGTCCATCAAAATATCTGTGTGGTAGGGGATGATGCACAGAGTATTTATGCGTTTCGTGGGGCAGATATTCAGAATATTCTCAATTTTGAAAAGGACTATCCAGACCTTTTCGTGGTTAAACTGGAGCAAAATTACCGCTCCACCAAGACCATTGTGGAAGCTGCAAACTCAATCATCGATAAAAATAAAGCCCAACTCAAAAAGACCGTTTGGACCTCAAATCCTGATGGAGAGTTGATCGAGTTGATCAAAGCCACCTCCGACAACGAGGAAGGGAGAATTGTGGCGACTACCATTTTTGAGGAAAAAAATAACAAGAAACTCAACAACAGCGATTTTGCGATTCTTTATCGAACCAATTCCCAGTCAAGGGCAATTGAAGAAGCGCTTCGCAAAATGAATTTGACCTATAAAATTGTCGGGGGTCTTTCTTTCTACCAACGAAAAGAAATCAAAGACCTCATGGCATACCTCCGATTCGCAGTCAATCCAGCAGATGAGGAGGCATTCAAGCGAATCATCAATTATCCAAAACGGGGAATTGGGGATACGTCTGTAGAGAAAATGCTTGTCGCAGCCTATGATCATGACACACCGCTTTGGGAGGTAGTTCAAAATGCCCATAGCTTTTTGGGCGGAAAAGCCGGAAGTGCTGTGGATGATTTTGCCACGATGATCAAGGCTTTCCAGATCGATATTGAGCGAAAGGATGCCTACGAGGTAGCCAACAATGTCGCCAAGCAAACCGGACTCCTTCGCGAACTGTATGAAGACAAAACCATCGAAGGACTCAACCGCTACGAAAACGTCCAGGAGCTTTTGAACGCCATCAAAGAATATGTCGACAATCCTGAAAATGAGGATAAAAGCTTGGGGTCCTTCCTTCAGGAAATTGCCTTGTTGACCGACAATGACCAAGACAAAGACCAGACGGACGCTATTACCTTAATGACCATTCACTCTTCGAAGGGACTGGAGTTTAAGCAGGTTTTTGTGGTGGGAATGGAAGAGGATTTATTTCCTTCCCAAATGATGATGCAAAGTCGGGAAGATTTGGAGGAGGAGAGGAGACTTTTCTATGTCGCGACTACCCGTGCGATGGAAAAACTGTACCTGACCTATGCCTTGACCCGGTATCGGTTTGGCCGATTGCTGAATTGTGAGCCGAGTCGATTTTTGGAGGAAATCGACGGGTCACGGATCAAGGTCAATAAAAAAATGACTGCAACCCGTGAAATGCCAGGAGCATTGCGGAGAGAGGGTTTGCCGGGTTCTCAAGGATTTATCGGGATCAAAAAAGCCCAACCTGAGACTCGACAGCCAATCCAAATGAAAATCCATACCCCAAGTCCTGATTTCAAACCTAGCAACACCAATAATCTCCAAGCTGAGCAATTGGTGGAGCATCCCAAATTTGGTTTTGGAAAAGTACAGAAAATTGAAACCGAGGGTCTTAACCGTAAAGCGACCATCCAATTTGAGCATTTTGGGGAGAAGACATTATTGCTTAGCTTTGCCAAGCTCAGAATTATAGACTGA
- a CDS encoding acetoacetate decarboxylase family protein — MNEKQVLTLKSSKFVLKVPPPWELKGEGILVLFRFSKDWIQEKSGLSEEMKAKFRGGFGYVMFVNYEESPVGPYREVLFIPGRFRKKRHQVISRIVVDSETSTRNGQENWGIPKETLPITWVKEKNRDLIQVQHSGKTVFSAEVSHGGISFPLSTALMPISLCQSWKGVKYYTKPTGYGWAKFAKLKQVELDPNLFPDIRGVQPLMAVRVSPFTMNFPEPYFKDELP; from the coding sequence ATGAATGAAAAACAAGTTCTTACGCTAAAGTCATCCAAGTTTGTGCTTAAAGTTCCGCCTCCATGGGAGCTGAAAGGAGAGGGTATTCTTGTTCTTTTTAGATTTTCGAAAGATTGGATTCAAGAAAAATCCGGGCTTTCGGAAGAGATGAAAGCTAAATTTAGAGGAGGCTTTGGGTATGTGATGTTTGTGAATTACGAAGAATCTCCGGTCGGGCCCTATCGGGAAGTATTATTTATCCCAGGAAGATTCAGAAAAAAGAGACACCAAGTGATTTCCAGAATTGTGGTCGATTCGGAAACCAGTACTCGAAATGGTCAAGAAAATTGGGGGATACCCAAGGAAACACTTCCCATTACTTGGGTCAAAGAAAAAAATCGAGATCTAATTCAAGTTCAGCATTCTGGGAAGACAGTCTTTTCGGCAGAAGTATCACATGGAGGCATCTCCTTTCCTCTTAGCACTGCACTTATGCCAATCTCCCTTTGCCAATCTTGGAAGGGAGTGAAATATTATACCAAGCCGACAGGATATGGCTGGGCCAAATTCGCAAAGCTCAAACAGGTAGAATTAGACCCCAATCTCTTTCCGGACATTCGAGGAGTCCAACCGCTGATGGCGGTTCGAGTAAGCCCATTTACCATGAATTTCCCAGAGCCCTATTTCAAAGATGAACTCCCTTGA
- a CDS encoding glycosyltransferase family 61 protein, translating into MRQEITVDRIAPKNLQPEDVPLFEGAFSVKFERLHPTQVSHCWVLQDTVFSPGEVKFYSAYTHISNLGAPQFAKRIVYCALKSWRKVSQGTWVTDEWSSNFFHWTTDCLPRIWEGMDLDKDSPILLPESFRNLPYVIQSLEMVGAKVEFFKVSENLHVDRLILTARTATFPNFHVELTRRTREFFRKFQSSIVADKVVYISRKLAPKRKAHNELEVELMLRKRGVEIVYAEQLTFKQQVELMGQTRFLICLHGAALTNMVFLPESAEVLELRNIGDSKTQCYFNLASALNLNYYYTLNPGDNQDTIMTNFTIDVTALSQQLDSLGIY; encoded by the coding sequence TTGAGACAGGAAATTACTGTGGATCGTATTGCTCCCAAAAATCTTCAGCCTGAAGATGTCCCTCTATTTGAGGGAGCATTTTCAGTGAAGTTTGAGCGACTACATCCCACTCAGGTAAGTCACTGTTGGGTGTTGCAAGACACGGTGTTTTCTCCAGGAGAGGTGAAATTTTATTCAGCCTATACCCATATTTCAAATCTTGGGGCCCCACAATTTGCCAAACGAATCGTGTATTGTGCCCTGAAGTCTTGGCGAAAAGTTTCTCAAGGAACTTGGGTGACTGATGAGTGGAGTTCAAATTTCTTTCATTGGACCACAGACTGTCTTCCGCGTATTTGGGAGGGCATGGATTTGGATAAAGATTCGCCAATACTCCTTCCTGAATCGTTTCGGAATTTACCTTATGTAATCCAATCCTTGGAAATGGTAGGTGCAAAGGTTGAGTTTTTTAAAGTCTCTGAAAATCTACACGTGGATCGGTTAATTTTGACCGCACGAACGGCCACTTTTCCTAATTTTCATGTAGAACTTACGCGAAGGACTAGGGAATTCTTCAGAAAATTTCAATCCTCAATCGTAGCCGACAAAGTTGTTTACATCAGCCGTAAACTTGCCCCAAAACGCAAGGCCCACAATGAGTTGGAAGTCGAATTAATGCTTCGAAAGAGAGGAGTGGAAATCGTCTACGCTGAGCAACTCACCTTCAAGCAACAAGTGGAATTGATGGGGCAGACTCGTTTTTTGATTTGCCTTCATGGAGCGGCATTGACCAATATGGTTTTTTTGCCCGAATCAGCTGAAGTTTTGGAATTGAGAAATATTGGCGATTCGAAAACTCAATGCTATTTCAATTTAGCTTCGGCTCTTAATTTAAATTATTACTACACCCTCAATCCGGGGGATAATCAGGATACCATCATGACTAATTTTACGATTGATGTGACTGCTCTTTCCCAGCAACTTGATTCCTTAGGGATCTATTGA
- the murA gene encoding UDP-N-acetylglucosamine 1-carboxyvinyltransferase gives MASFRVEGGHKLKGEIIPQGAKNEALQILCAVLLTSEKVTIHKIPNIRDVNKLIELLADMGVKVHKLGPESYEFQADEVNLDYLETEDFLKKASALRGSVMILGPLLARFGKGKLSKPGGDKIGRRRMDTHFFGFQKLGAQFHYDAKNEIFHIDGKNLKGTYMLLDEASVTGTANIVMAAVLAEGRTTIYNAACEPYLQQLCDMLNRMGAKITGVGSNLLHIDGVTQLGGTSHTMLPDMIEIGSFIGMAAMTQSEITIKDCQIHRLGIIPETFRRMGIQMEFRGDDIYIPSQRHYEIETFIDGSILTVADQIWPGFTPDLLSIVLVTATQAKGTVLVHQKMFESRLFFVDKLIDMGAQIILCDPHRATVIGLDRKYPLRGIRMTSPDIRAGVALLIAAMSANGVSIIDNIEQIDRGYQHIDERLNALGARIERIS, from the coding sequence ATGGCATCTTTTCGAGTAGAGGGAGGACACAAGCTTAAGGGCGAGATCATCCCGCAGGGAGCAAAAAATGAAGCGCTTCAAATCCTTTGCGCGGTACTGCTGACCTCAGAAAAGGTCACCATTCATAAAATTCCAAATATCCGTGATGTCAACAAGCTCATCGAATTGTTGGCGGATATGGGTGTTAAAGTTCATAAGCTCGGTCCGGAGTCTTACGAGTTTCAAGCGGACGAAGTCAACCTAGACTATTTGGAAACCGAGGATTTTTTGAAGAAGGCCTCTGCACTTCGCGGCTCAGTGATGATACTAGGTCCACTTTTGGCGCGATTTGGAAAAGGAAAACTTTCCAAGCCGGGAGGAGACAAGATTGGTCGACGCAGAATGGACACCCATTTCTTTGGATTCCAGAAGCTGGGGGCTCAATTTCATTACGATGCTAAAAATGAGATTTTCCATATCGACGGCAAGAACCTAAAGGGTACTTACATGCTTCTAGACGAAGCATCCGTGACTGGTACTGCCAATATCGTTATGGCGGCTGTACTTGCAGAAGGAAGAACCACCATCTATAATGCTGCCTGTGAACCTTACCTCCAGCAACTTTGTGATATGCTCAATCGAATGGGCGCAAAAATTACGGGTGTAGGTTCAAATCTTTTACATATTGATGGAGTAACTCAGCTCGGGGGTACTTCTCATACCATGCTTCCGGACATGATCGAAATTGGCTCTTTCATCGGAATGGCGGCAATGACTCAGTCCGAAATCACCATCAAAGATTGCCAAATTCATCGATTGGGAATCATTCCTGAAACTTTCCGAAGAATGGGGATTCAGATGGAGTTCAGAGGAGATGATATCTACATCCCTTCTCAAAGACACTATGAGATCGAAACCTTTATTGATGGGTCAATCCTGACAGTCGCTGACCAAATTTGGCCTGGGTTTACTCCGGATTTGCTTTCGATTGTGTTGGTTACGGCGACTCAGGCAAAAGGGACTGTTTTGGTTCACCAAAAAATGTTTGAATCCCGATTATTCTTCGTGGATAAACTGATCGATATGGGAGCTCAAATTATACTTTGTGATCCTCATCGTGCCACTGTAATCGGATTGGATCGAAAATATCCGCTTCGTGGTATTCGAATGACCTCTCCAGATATTCGTGCTGGGGTTGCATTATTGATTGCAGCGATGTCTGCCAATGGCGTTTCGATAATAGATAATATCGAGCAAATTGATCGAGGCTATCAGCACATCGATGAGCGATTAAATGCCTTAGGCGCAAGAATAGAGCGGATTTCTTAG